From the Manihot esculenta cultivar AM560-2 chromosome 3, M.esculenta_v8, whole genome shotgun sequence genome, one window contains:
- the LOC110612449 gene encoding L-ascorbate oxidase homolog, which translates to MVGVLFILLLCLTILGVRGEDPYLFFTWNITYGTLSPLGVPQQVILINDQFPGPVINSTSNNNIVVNVFNNIDEPFLLTWSGIQQRKNSWQEGVLGTNCPIPPGTNQTYRFQVKDQIGSFHYYPSTAMHKAAGAFGGLHINSRLLIPVPYADPEDDYTVIVNDWYTKSHKALRDMLDNGQILGRPEGVLINGKNAKGDGKDKPLFTMKPNKTYKFRICNAGLKTTINVGIQGHTMTLVEMEGSHVVQNVYESMDVHVGQCMGVLVTANQAPKDYYLMASTRFLKNVVSGMGIIRYANGKGPPSPELPDPPVGWEWSLNQFRSLRWNLTASAARPNPQGSYHYGSINITRTIKLVNTVGTVEGKLRYAINGVSHINPETPLKLAEYFGIADKVFKYDTIPDEPPSESGKIVTEPIVLNMTFRNFVEIIFENPEKSMQSWHLDGYSFFAVAVEPGTWSPEKRKHYNLLDAVSRTTVQVFPESWAAILLTFDNAGMWNLRSELWERTYLGQQLYASVLSPARSLRDEYNLPDNALLCGLVKDLPKPPPYTI; encoded by the exons ATGGTTGGTGTGTTGTTCATTTTATTACTATGCCTCACAATCTTGGGAGTTAGAGGTGAAGATCCTTACTTGTTTTTCACATGGAACATCACATATGGAACCCTTTCTCCTCTAGGAGTTCCCCAGCAAGTCATTCTCATCAACGATCAATTTCCAGGGCCTGTCATTAACTCCACCAGCAACAACAACATTGTCGTCAATGTCTTCAATAATATTGATGAGCCTTTTCTCTTGACATG GAGCGGCATCCAACAGAGGAAGAACTCTTGGCAAGAGGGAGTTCTTGGAACCAACTGCCCAATCCCCCCTGGAACCAACCAAACCTATCGTTTTCAAGTCAAGGACCAGATAGGCAGCTTCCATTACTACCCTAGCACAGCCATGCACAAGGCAGCTGGAGCTTTTGGTGGTCTCCATATAAATAGTCGTCTGCTCATTCCTGTTCCTTATGCAGATCCTGAGGATGATTACACTGTCATTGTTAATGATTGGTACACTAAGAGCCATAAGGCTCTGAGGGATATGTTAGATAATGGACAAATTCTTGGCCGACCTGAAGGAGTTCTAATCAATGGCAAAAATGCCAAGGGTGATGGTAAAGATAAACCTCTCTTTACTATGAAACCTAATAAAACTTACAAGTTTAGAATTTGCAATGCTGGGCTCAAGACAACCATCAACGTTGGGATCCAAGGCCACACAATGACGCTTGTCGAGATGGAGGGCTCCCATGTGGTTCAGAATGTTTACGAGTCCATGGATGTGCATGTTGGGCAGTGCATGGGCGTGCTTGTGACAGCAAACCAGGCACCTAAGGATTACTATTTGATGGCTTCTACTCGATTTCTGAAAAACGTTGTTTCTGGCATGGGTATCATTCGTTACGCCAATGGGAAAGGACCACCATCGCCTGAACTCCCTGACCCACCCGTGGGATGGGAGTGGTCCCTCAATCAATTCCGTTCCCTTCGTTGGAATCTCACAGCTAGTGCTGCTAGGCCAAATCCTCAGGGCTCTTATCATTATGGATCAATCAACATCACCCGCACTATCAAACTCGTAAACACAGTCGGCACAGTAGAAGGCAAGCTTCGTTATGCTATTAATGGAGTTTCCCACATTAATCCAGAGACCCCACTCAAACTGGCCGAGTATTTTGGGATTGCAGACAAGGTTTTTAAGTATGATACAATTCCTGATGAACCACCTTCTGAAAGTGGAAAAATTGTGACAGAGCCCATTGTCCTTAACATGACCTTCCGTAACTTTGTAGAAATCATATTTGAAAATCCTGAGAAGAGCATGCAATCGTGGCACTTGGACGGGTACTCCTTCTTCGCAGTCGC AGTTGAGCCTGGAACATGGTCTCCAGAGAAGAGGAAGCACTACAATCTTCTTGACGCAGTGAGTAGAACAACAGTGCAAGTGTTCCCCGAATCCTGGGCTGCAATCTTGTTGACATTTGACAACGCTGGAATGTGGAACTTAAGGTCTGAGTTGTGGGAGAGGACATATCTGGGGCAACAGCTTTACGCCAGTGTTCTTTCTCCTGCACGTTCACTTAGGGACGAATACAATTTGCCTGACAACGCTTTGCTTTGTGGGCTGGTGAAAGATTTGCCGAAGCCACCACCTTATaccatttaa